In one Roseburia intestinalis L1-82 genomic region, the following are encoded:
- a CDS encoding DUF6115 domain-containing protein → MTGIVFFLLLTGVVFMVGSFFITERLSPSELNKITELSKDELGRIIDGALADAKSKVEESIEAQIDASSEQVERALEKETNEKIMAISEYSDTVMENMNKTHNEIMFLYNMLNDKHTELTGLATDLQKIAANVKSIQEGMAKKKAAEPAPVPKPEPAAKKVETKEQEVPVLKKEEEPETEENHTGRILEMRKKGMQSVEIAKALGVGLGEVNLVLGLYKGDTDS, encoded by the coding sequence ATGACTGGAATAGTATTTTTTTTGCTTCTGACGGGGGTTGTTTTTATGGTTGGAAGCTTTTTTATCACGGAACGTTTATCTCCTTCCGAATTAAATAAGATTACAGAATTAAGTAAAGATGAACTGGGCAGGATCATTGATGGTGCTTTAGCAGATGCTAAGAGCAAGGTAGAAGAGTCAATTGAGGCACAGATTGATGCTTCTTCAGAACAGGTGGAGAGGGCATTGGAAAAAGAAACAAATGAAAAAATCATGGCCATCAGCGAATATTCTGACACGGTTATGGAAAATATGAATAAGACGCATAATGAGATTATGTTTCTTTATAATATGCTGAATGACAAACACACAGAACTGACAGGTCTTGCTACGGATTTACAGAAGATTGCAGCAAATGTCAAGAGCATACAGGAAGGAATGGCAAAGAAAAAAGCAGCGGAGCCAGCACCTGTGCCAAAGCCGGAGCCGGCAGCAAAAAAAGTGGAGACAAAAGAGCAGGAAGTCCCGGTCTTAAAAAAGGAAGAAGAACCTGAAACGGAGGAAAACCATACAGGCAGGATCCTCGAAATGCGTAAAAAGGGAATGCAGAGTGTTGAGATTGCAAAGGCACTTGGGGTAGGACTCGGAGAGGTAAATCTTGTACTTGGACTTTATAAAGGGGAT
- a CDS encoding FliA/WhiG family RNA polymerase sigma factor encodes MKTVEKEKLWEEYQKNPSAELREKIIIEYAPLVRVVAGRLSMYLGYNVEYEDLVSYGIFGLIDAIDKFDRGKDVKFETYASLRIRGSILDQIRKMDWIPRTVRQKRKKIEEAIKQIETKTGRNASDEEIAQELGIGEEELNDWQTQLNVTNVISLNEFVEQGGEPVMDAKNNSHFIQPEESVQEEELKKVLMESLELLTEKEKKVILLYYYEDLTLKEISSILEVSESRVSQLHTKALLKMRKKMGNYMGILID; translated from the coding sequence ATGAAAACGGTAGAAAAAGAAAAGCTCTGGGAAGAGTATCAGAAAAATCCTTCGGCAGAGCTGAGGGAGAAAATTATTATCGAGTATGCTCCGCTTGTACGGGTTGTGGCAGGGCGGCTTAGCATGTATCTCGGATATAACGTGGAGTATGAAGATCTGGTTAGCTATGGTATATTTGGACTGATAGACGCGATAGACAAATTTGATCGCGGAAAGGATGTAAAGTTCGAAACTTATGCAAGCTTAAGAATACGTGGATCCATATTAGACCAGATAAGAAAAATGGACTGGATTCCACGGACAGTGCGGCAAAAACGCAAGAAAATTGAGGAAGCGATCAAGCAGATTGAAACCAAAACAGGGCGAAATGCCTCGGACGAAGAAATAGCACAAGAATTAGGAATCGGTGAGGAAGAATTAAATGACTGGCAGACACAGTTGAATGTTACAAATGTTATCTCACTGAATGAATTTGTAGAACAGGGTGGAGAACCTGTGATGGATGCAAAAAACAATTCGCATTTTATTCAGCCTGAGGAGTCTGTTCAGGAAGAAGAACTAAAAAAGGTTTTAATGGAATCGCTGGAGCTTTTGACAGAAAAAGAGAAAAAGGTTATTTTGTTATATTATTATGAGGATCTGACGTTAAAAGAAATCAGCAGCATACTGGAAGTTTCGGAATCAAGGGTTTCACAGCTTCATACAAAAGCGTTGTTAAAAATGCGCAAAAAGATGGGAAACTATATGGGAATACTGATTGACTGA
- a CDS encoding chemotaxis protein CheD → MSEVIKVGMADLNVCKAPDVITTLGLGSCIGLVFYDPVSKVGGMVHYMLPDSTKVRNNSNIAKFADTGIDELLRRVIAAGANKGRLIAKIAGGARMFEVSGLSDVGNIGARNAEAAKAKLKQLGIRLVAEDTGLNYGRTVELHCDTGEFYIKSVGKPLKII, encoded by the coding sequence ATGAGCGAAGTAATAAAAGTGGGCATGGCAGATTTGAATGTATGTAAAGCCCCTGATGTTATTACAACTTTGGGATTGGGCTCGTGTATTGGTCTGGTATTTTATGATCCGGTATCAAAAGTTGGGGGAATGGTTCATTATATGCTCCCGGACAGTACAAAGGTCAGAAATAACAGTAATATCGCAAAGTTTGCAGATACGGGGATTGACGAATTATTACGTCGGGTAATTGCAGCAGGAGCAAATAAAGGCAGATTGATCGCTAAGATTGCCGGGGGTGCAAGAATGTTTGAGGTAAGTGGATTGTCAGATGTTGGTAATATCGGTGCGAGAAATGCAGAGGCAGCAAAAGCAAAATTAAAGCAGCTTGGAATCAGGCTTGTTGCAGAAGATACGGGACTTAATTATGGTCGCACAGTTGAACTTCATTGTGATACCGGGGAATTTTATATCAAGTCGGTAGGTAAACCGTTAAAGATTATCTGA
- a CDS encoding chemotaxis protein CheC, producing the protein MGNLTLEDVNNMYLDVLKEIGNIGAGNATTAIANMLGMKIDMNVPNVKLMEVSKLGTAVGAEDETIVGIFLEVMNDIEGSMMFLVDIPSARYLVNKLMMEDVPADKPFDEMELSALKEIGNIIAGSYLSALSSMTNLVISPSVPYIAVDMAASILSVPAIEFGQFGDNALLIQTEICADVAINGYFILMPEQGSYEKILTSLGISL; encoded by the coding sequence ATGGGAAATTTAACGTTGGAAGACGTAAATAATATGTATCTCGATGTCTTAAAAGAGATTGGCAATATCGGTGCAGGAAATGCAACTACGGCAATTGCAAATATGCTGGGCATGAAAATAGACATGAATGTTCCAAATGTAAAACTGATGGAAGTATCAAAATTGGGAACTGCTGTCGGTGCAGAGGATGAAACAATTGTTGGCATTTTCTTAGAGGTAATGAATGACATCGAGGGTAGTATGATGTTTCTGGTAGATATTCCATCGGCACGTTATCTTGTCAACAAACTGATGATGGAAGATGTGCCAGCGGACAAACCGTTTGACGAAATGGAACTATCCGCATTAAAAGAAATAGGAAACATCATTGCAGGTTCTTATTTGTCAGCTCTTTCTTCTATGACAAATCTTGTGATTTCTCCGTCTGTTCCATATATTGCGGTGGATATGGCAGCTTCTATCTTAAGTGTGCCGGCTATTGAGTTTGGACAGTTTGGTGATAATGCACTGCTGATTCAGACCGAGATCTGCGCAGACGTGGCGATCAACGGATATTTTATATTGATGCCGGAGCAGGGATCCTATGAAAAGATATTAACGTCACTTGGAATCTCATTGTAA
- a CDS encoding chemotaxis protein CheW: MANNNLETTEKESKQYIVVMVGSEQYGIDISYIDNIVRMQKITRVPKVQTYFKGVINLRGEVVPVMSVRKKMGLEDDVLTNASRIIILKLEENASLGVIVDEVREVVNLSEDEIDKVSNKGRFINGIGKHGDQLISLLEINALVEENN; the protein is encoded by the coding sequence ATGGCAAATAATAATCTTGAAACAACGGAAAAAGAATCCAAACAATATATCGTTGTTATGGTGGGCAGTGAGCAGTATGGAATTGATATCAGCTATATTGATAACATTGTCCGCATGCAGAAAATTACAAGAGTTCCAAAAGTACAGACATATTTTAAAGGTGTAATTAACCTTCGTGGTGAGGTTGTTCCGGTTATGAGTGTACGTAAGAAAATGGGACTTGAAGATGATGTCCTGACAAATGCGAGCAGGATCATTATCTTAAAATTAGAAGAAAATGCTTCCCTGGGTGTCATCGTGGATGAGGTAAGAGAAGTTGTGAATTTAAGTGAGGATGAAATTGATAAAGTTTCCAATAAAGGAAGATTTATCAATGGAATCGGCAAGCATGGAGATCAGTTGATTTCTCTGCTTGAGATCAATGCACTGGTAGAAGAAAATAATTAA
- a CDS encoding chemotaxis protein CheA — MDVSQYLEIFIDETEEHLQTLSDCIMELEKEPENMDTINEIFRAAHSLKGMAGTMGFKRMQRLTHDMENVFQEVRSDKVKVNSNMIDLLFKCLDAIESYLNNVKASSDEGTEDNELIIKELNDFIAGEENAEKKEEEAPAPKKENTDDAAKNGEKKYFEFELNSSDRTKLKEAENNGLHIYGMTVYIQKECLLKAARAFLVFKAVEEFGEIIVYNPTSQEIEDEHFDNDFSFFITSEEPYDKILQAAQSVSEIEKVVGEEVKCEVLEEKQAQAEKAAAEEAAKTEASAQAEAAPAQETKPAPAKAPATQNNKKQTVAKPVTNRTVRVDIEKLDALMNQVSELIIAKNSLVAIGSTESGDFQNQTYHEQIEYLERITTNLHESVMKVRMVPIESVVNKFPRMIRDLSRKLNKKMELYMTGEDTELDRTVVDQIGDPLQHLLRNSADHGLEDNETRVALGKPEVGSIFLNAFQEGNNVIIQVGDDGAGIDVAAVRDKAIERGIITEEQAESMSQKDIINILFLPSFSMSKTITDISGRGVGLDVVKSNIEALGGDVEVKTAMGEGTTFTVRLPLTLAIIQALMVEVRDEKYAIALGSISNIEDIPVKDIKYVEAQEVIHLRGKVIPLVRLDNVLDLEPREEPESLTVVIVTKGDSMAGLVVDNLIGQQEIVIKSLGKYIDNNKLISGATILGDGEVALILDVNTLM, encoded by the coding sequence ATGGATGTAAGCCAATACCTTGAAATTTTTATTGATGAAACAGAAGAACATCTGCAGACTTTAAGTGACTGCATTATGGAACTTGAAAAAGAACCGGAAAATATGGATACTATAAATGAAATTTTCCGCGCAGCCCATTCCTTAAAGGGTATGGCAGGTACCATGGGATTTAAGCGCATGCAGCGACTGACCCATGATATGGAAAATGTTTTTCAGGAAGTCAGAAGTGATAAAGTTAAAGTTAACAGTAATATGATCGACCTGCTCTTTAAATGTCTGGATGCGATCGAGAGTTATCTGAACAATGTAAAGGCAAGTTCCGATGAGGGAACGGAAGACAACGAGCTGATCATTAAAGAACTGAATGATTTTATCGCCGGTGAGGAGAATGCGGAGAAGAAAGAGGAAGAAGCTCCGGCTCCTAAGAAAGAAAATACAGATGATGCGGCTAAGAACGGTGAAAAGAAATATTTTGAATTTGAACTGAACAGTTCAGACCGCACAAAGTTAAAAGAGGCAGAAAACAATGGTTTACATATTTATGGAATGACCGTATATATTCAGAAAGAATGTCTGTTAAAAGCTGCTCGTGCATTCTTAGTATTCAAGGCAGTAGAGGAATTTGGAGAAATCATTGTATACAATCCAACTTCACAGGAAATCGAAGATGAGCATTTTGATAATGATTTCAGTTTTTTCATCACGTCAGAAGAACCTTACGACAAGATTTTACAGGCAGCCCAGTCTGTATCTGAAATTGAAAAAGTAGTCGGTGAAGAAGTAAAATGTGAGGTGCTTGAAGAAAAACAGGCACAGGCAGAAAAAGCTGCAGCAGAGGAAGCCGCAAAGACAGAGGCTTCTGCACAGGCAGAAGCAGCACCGGCTCAGGAGACAAAACCTGCACCGGCAAAAGCACCTGCAACACAGAACAATAAGAAACAGACTGTTGCAAAACCGGTGACAAACCGTACTGTCCGTGTTGATATTGAAAAGCTGGATGCCTTGATGAACCAGGTATCTGAGCTTATCATTGCAAAGAACAGTCTTGTGGCAATCGGATCCACTGAGTCCGGTGATTTCCAGAACCAGACCTACCATGAGCAGATCGAGTATCTGGAGCGCATCACTACAAATCTGCATGAGTCAGTTATGAAAGTTCGAATGGTTCCAATCGAGAGCGTTGTAAATAAATTCCCTCGTATGATCCGTGATCTTTCAAGAAAGCTCAATAAGAAGATGGAACTTTACATGACTGGTGAAGATACAGAGCTTGACCGTACCGTTGTTGACCAGATCGGAGATCCGCTGCAGCATTTACTGCGTAACTCCGCAGACCATGGCCTTGAGGATAACGAGACACGTGTTGCCCTCGGTAAACCGGAAGTGGGAAGCATTTTCTTAAATGCATTCCAGGAAGGTAATAACGTAATCATCCAGGTAGGAGATGATGGTGCCGGTATCGATGTGGCTGCAGTACGTGATAAAGCGATTGAGAGAGGAATTATCACAGAAGAACAGGCTGAGAGCATGAGTCAGAAAGACATCATCAACATTTTGTTCCTGCCAAGTTTCTCTATGTCAAAGACGATTACCGATATTTCCGGACGAGGTGTTGGACTTGATGTAGTTAAGTCTAACATTGAGGCATTAGGCGGAGATGTTGAAGTTAAGACTGCAATGGGCGAAGGAACTACCTTTACGGTACGTCTGCCACTGACACTTGCAATTATCCAGGCCCTGATGGTAGAAGTAAGAGATGAAAAATACGCGATCGCACTTGGTTCCATCTCCAACATTGAAGATATTCCGGTTAAGGATATCAAATATGTGGAAGCTCAGGAAGTAATCCATCTGCGTGGCAAGGTTATTCCGTTAGTAAGACTTGACAATGTGCTTGATCTTGAGCCAAGGGAAGAGCCGGAGAGCCTGACCGTTGTTATTGTAACGAAAGGTGACAGTATGGCAGGTCTTGTGGTTGATAATCTGATCGGACAGCAGGAAATCGTAATCAAGTCGCTTGGAAAATACATTGACAATAACAAACTGATCAGCGGTGCAACGATTCTTGGAGATGGCGAAGTTGCATTGATCTTAGATGTGAATACGTTAATGTAA
- a CDS encoding protein-glutamate methylesterase/protein-glutamine glutaminase, with protein sequence MKKNILVVDDSALMRRVICDIINSDETFQAIDTCRDGLDALEKLRAKRYDGVVLDVNMPRMDGLALLEQLQKERIRATVIMVSTTTTKDAEVTMLAMERGAVDFVPKPTNVIEAKGEAFKGKLLGVLNAVLKTQKMALGSKSAETPEKVVLRRNTEPVRSRNKLVALACSTGGPKALQSVIPYLPKNLDAPMVLVQHMPAGFTKSMADRLNEVSDIHVKEAEDGDVLKKGTIYIAPGGKHMEIKKSPDGSHKIRLNDELPPIGGLKPCADITYDSLRTCGYDQIVCVVLTGMGADGTKGIKSLAKSKPVYVISQNAETCVVYGMPKSIAETGLVNEVVPLTQVAQTITKNVGVQ encoded by the coding sequence ATGAAAAAAAATATTCTGGTTGTTGATGACTCTGCACTCATGAGAAGGGTGATCTGTGATATTATTAATTCAGATGAAACATTTCAGGCAATCGATACCTGCAGAGACGGTCTGGATGCACTTGAAAAATTAAGGGCAAAAAGATATGACGGCGTGGTGTTGGATGTTAATATGCCGCGGATGGATGGACTAGCTTTATTAGAGCAGCTTCAAAAAGAAAGAATCCGTGCAACGGTCATTATGGTCAGTACTACGACTACAAAGGATGCCGAAGTTACCATGCTTGCCATGGAACGGGGGGCAGTTGATTTTGTGCCGAAGCCGACGAATGTGATCGAGGCAAAAGGTGAAGCATTTAAGGGTAAACTTCTTGGAGTGCTGAATGCAGTTTTAAAAACACAGAAGATGGCTTTGGGCAGCAAATCGGCTGAAACACCGGAAAAAGTAGTCTTGCGCAGAAACACGGAGCCGGTTCGAAGCAGAAATAAATTAGTTGCATTGGCATGTTCGACGGGAGGTCCGAAAGCTCTTCAGAGTGTGATTCCATATCTTCCCAAAAATCTGGATGCACCAATGGTTTTAGTGCAGCATATGCCTGCAGGATTTACAAAATCCATGGCAGACAGACTTAACGAAGTCAGTGACATACATGTCAAAGAGGCGGAAGATGGAGATGTGCTCAAAAAGGGAACGATATATATTGCTCCCGGCGGAAAGCATATGGAAATAAAGAAAAGTCCTGACGGAAGCCATAAAATCAGACTCAATGATGAATTGCCTCCTATCGGCGGATTAAAACCGTGTGCAGACATTACTTATGATTCGTTGCGAACCTGTGGATATGATCAGATAGTGTGTGTTGTACTGACCGGTATGGGAGCAGATGGTACCAAGGGAATAAAATCCTTAGCAAAGAGTAAGCCGGTATATGTGATATCGCAGAATGCCGAGACTTGTGTGGTATACGGAATGCCTAAGTCGATTGCTGAAACCGGACTGGTAAATGAAGTGGTTCCTCTTACACAGGTTGCTCAAACAATAACAAAGAATGTGGGGGTACAGTAA
- a CDS encoding flagellar brake protein: protein MKVSDIIRIGDKIDIRVLQEVEQAEKTDVTVKTYKSKVLDFCSNGNMEIAMPMEAGKLVLLQLGVRYELVFFSRESLYRTVGQVKERYKKDNIYMLEMELKSQPEKFQRREYFRYPCLLDFKYYELTAEQAMLDSVDAIFSEIRDEHFYEKERKGKIMDLSGGGIRFTTEQEQKPDSWILAELRLKSQTMDNQYYIVANVIETSKIESAAEYRFMSRAKFSIKNDRVREEIIRYIFEEERRMRQQNSSERIKK, encoded by the coding sequence ATGAAGGTTTCAGACATTATACGTATCGGCGATAAGATAGATATCCGTGTTCTTCAGGAAGTTGAACAGGCAGAAAAAACGGACGTCACAGTGAAAACATATAAAAGTAAGGTGCTTGATTTCTGCTCGAATGGAAATATGGAAATAGCCATGCCGATGGAGGCTGGTAAACTGGTGCTGTTACAGCTTGGAGTTCGTTATGAACTTGTATTTTTCTCACGCGAGTCATTGTATCGGACAGTTGGCCAGGTTAAGGAGCGGTATAAAAAAGATAATATATATATGCTTGAGATGGAATTGAAATCTCAGCCGGAAAAGTTTCAGCGAAGAGAATATTTCAGATATCCGTGTCTTCTGGATTTTAAATATTATGAACTGACAGCAGAACAGGCCATGCTTGACAGTGTGGATGCTATTTTTTCGGAAATCCGTGATGAACATTTTTATGAAAAAGAACGAAAAGGAAAAATCATGGATTTAAGTGGCGGAGGAATCCGTTTTACAACAGAACAGGAACAGAAACCGGATTCCTGGATTCTGGCAGAGCTGAGACTGAAAAGCCAGACAATGGATAATCAGTATTATATTGTTGCAAATGTGATTGAAACAAGTAAAATAGAATCAGCGGCAGAATACAGGTTTATGTCGCGTGCAAAATTCAGTATCAAGAATGATCGGGTAAGGGAAGAAATTATCCGTTACATCTTCGAAGAAGAGAGAAGAATGCGTCAGCAGAATAGCAGTGAGAGGATAAAAAAATGA
- a CDS encoding MinD/ParA family protein yields MDQAQNLRNVIKVKNQSRKLDARVITVTSGKGGVGKSNVAVNLAVQISKMGKKVLIFDADFGLANVEVMFGAVPRYNLGDFLFQGKSMTEIITEGPMGIGFISGGAGILSMNQLADEQIRYLVRGLAELDRYADVILIDTGAGISNQVMEFVMASPEVLVVTTPEPSSLTDSYSLLKALYHNPLFSREQTDIRIVSNRVISSEEGQQVYEKLNSVVEQFLDGSVNYLGMIPQDHMLERSVRQQKPVSLNAPLAKSARAFEVMASNLILQEEKLPDKRLGLARMFSNFWQQKY; encoded by the coding sequence ATGGATCAGGCTCAAAATCTCAGAAATGTAATTAAAGTAAAAAATCAGAGCCGGAAACTGGATGCACGCGTGATTACCGTGACGAGTGGAAAAGGCGGAGTTGGAAAGTCAAATGTTGCAGTAAATCTTGCTGTGCAGATCAGTAAAATGGGAAAAAAAGTCCTGATTTTTGATGCTGATTTTGGTCTTGCCAATGTTGAAGTTATGTTTGGCGCAGTTCCACGTTATAATCTGGGAGATTTTCTGTTCCAGGGAAAAAGCATGACGGAGATTATAACAGAAGGTCCTATGGGAATAGGGTTTATCTCTGGCGGAGCAGGAATCTTGAGTATGAACCAGCTTGCGGATGAACAGATCAGATATCTGGTTCGCGGTCTGGCTGAATTAGATCGGTATGCAGATGTGATCCTGATTGATACAGGGGCAGGAATTTCAAACCAGGTTATGGAATTTGTAATGGCAAGTCCGGAAGTACTTGTTGTTACGACGCCGGAACCGAGTTCTTTGACAGATTCCTATTCATTATTGAAAGCATTGTATCATAATCCTTTATTTTCACGCGAACAGACAGATATCCGGATTGTGTCAAACCGGGTGATATCCAGTGAAGAAGGGCAGCAGGTATATGAAAAACTGAATTCTGTGGTAGAACAGTTTCTGGATGGTTCTGTAAATTATCTTGGAATGATCCCGCAGGATCACATGCTCGAACGTTCGGTAAGACAGCAGAAACCTGTTTCGTTGAATGCACCGTTGGCGAAGTCGGCAAGAGCGTTTGAAGTTATGGCTTCAAATCTGATTTTACAGGAAGAAAAATTACCGGATAAACGGTTGGGGCTTGCCAGAATGTTTTCAAATTTTTGGCAACAGAAATACTAA
- the flhF gene encoding flagellar biosynthesis protein FlhF has translation MTINKYQGKTKEEAIEKAKQELGEGAVVMNVKEIKPTGMFKAWKSSVFEVTAAREEKENFVDPRQVADLTAKTVKTLNLAADENISPKEFLNDRTSDILSGHLTNAPELHAKDGLEKRLENLSNILEKQLSVEESRQKEVKEEEKERQVVNPEGLQFIKMLYRTLLENEVNEKYVNQILDEAEKVMHSGSSVDAILSNVYQKMILKLGQPDTICVSGKKPRIIFFVGPTGVGKTTTIAKIASKYKLEMGMKIAFLTADTYRIAATEQLRVYANILDAPMSIIYSAEEMNAAIERVSEYDLIFVDTAGFSHKNDEQCNDMKKMLAGLDAAYEREVYLVVSATTKYKDLLEIADRYKEIADYKLIFTKLDETEAYGNIYNIKMYSGAPLSYMTNGQNVPDDIEEFNTQKIVKQLLGGR, from the coding sequence ATGACCATAAATAAGTATCAGGGAAAAACAAAAGAAGAGGCAATCGAAAAAGCAAAACAGGAGCTTGGCGAAGGCGCGGTTGTAATGAATGTAAAGGAAATCAAACCGACAGGTATGTTTAAAGCCTGGAAGAGTTCTGTGTTTGAGGTTACAGCTGCAAGAGAAGAAAAAGAGAATTTTGTAGATCCGAGACAGGTTGCTGATCTGACAGCAAAAACTGTAAAAACATTGAATCTGGCAGCAGATGAAAATATCAGTCCAAAAGAATTTTTAAATGACAGAACATCCGACATCCTGTCAGGACATCTTACAAATGCGCCGGAACTGCACGCAAAAGACGGATTAGAGAAAAGACTGGAAAACCTTTCTAATATTCTGGAAAAACAACTGTCCGTAGAAGAAAGCAGACAGAAGGAAGTAAAGGAAGAAGAGAAAGAACGTCAGGTTGTAAATCCGGAGGGACTGCAGTTTATCAAGATGCTTTACAGAACACTGCTGGAAAATGAAGTGAATGAAAAATATGTCAACCAGATCTTAGACGAAGCAGAGAAAGTGATGCACAGTGGAAGTAGTGTGGATGCCATATTGTCAAATGTATATCAGAAGATGATCTTAAAACTGGGACAGCCGGATACAATTTGTGTTTCCGGGAAAAAACCAAGAATTATTTTCTTTGTGGGCCCGACGGGCGTCGGAAAGACAACTACGATTGCTAAGATTGCATCCAAGTACAAACTGGAAATGGGAATGAAGATTGCGTTCCTGACGGCGGATACTTATCGTATTGCGGCTACGGAACAGCTTCGTGTGTATGCAAATATTTTAGATGCACCAATGAGTATCATATACTCAGCAGAGGAAATGAATGCCGCAATCGAAAGAGTCAGTGAGTATGATCTTATTTTTGTTGATACGGCAGGTTTTTCCCATAAGAATGATGAACAGTGCAATGATATGAAAAAAATGCTTGCAGGTCTGGATGCAGCATATGAAAGAGAGGTATATCTGGTAGTCAGTGCAACAACCAAGTATAAAGATCTTTTGGAAATTGCTGACCGCTATAAGGAGATTGCCGATTATAAACTGATATTTACAAAGCTTGATGAAACGGAAGCGTATGGTAATATTTACAATATCAAGATGTATTCGGGAGCACCACTTTCCTATATGACAAACGGACAAAATGTACCGGATGACATAGAGGAATTTAATACACAAAAAATAGTAAAACAACTTCTGGGAGGCAGATAA